GCTCCTGCAAGGCGTAGCTGGCAGCCAGATTCTGGCCGCGGTCGAGCGGCAAGGAGACGCCGACGAACAGACCGTAGCGGCGCACCAGATCGCGGGATTCGAACAGCGTCAGCGCGATCTGGCTGTTGTACGCCAGCGGCAGCGACGCGCTCAGATTGCTCGAACTCCGGCAGTGGTCGAGCACGTAACAGCGCTCGACATAGCCCAGGGACAAGCCCAGCGGACCAAGCTGGGTGCCGAGATAGCCGCTGCGACTGCGTAGAGCCTCAAGCGCCGGATCGCTCGCCATGCCGAGTTGGCGGAAAGCACTGCCACGGCGGGTGTATTGCAGGCCGGCGTTGAAAAGCAGGCCACTCCACTCATAGCCCAGACTGTACTGCCAGCCGCGGCCGCTCTCCGGGTGCAGGCTGGCCGCGCCATTCGCCGTCACCGTGCCGACCAGCCCCAGCCTGCCGACCAGACCGGTGCCGAGCAGCCCGCCGCCTTGCACCGCTTCGACACGGCCGTCCAGCGTCAGCCAGGGGTTGACGCCGTAACGGTAGCCGCCAGAAGCAAAGCCGGCACCGTAATGATTGCTCTGCGAACCGTAATCGAGACGCTCGCGACCGATCTGCAGCGCGTAGTCCCACAAACCGGGCGCCAGCAAGCGCGTCAGCGACAAGAGCGGCGCCTGGTAGGTGCGGCTGCGTCCTAGCGTGTCGCGCAGCTGCACGCTGACCACGCCGTCGTTGCCAACGGCCGGTAACTGATCGAGTTCGAACGGCCCCGGCGGCAGCTTGCTCGTGTAGCTCAACATGTCGTTGACGTAGACATCGAGCACCGACGGCAGCGCCGAGCTGCCGCTGATCGTCTGGGTCGGATAAGGCAGAAAACCTGGCTGCAGCGAAAAGTCCCGCACCAATTGCACCCCGGCAAAACGGATCGGCAACCCGCTCTCGAAGGCCTGGCTGATCGCATCACCCAGACGCAGCGTCCACATGCCGCGGTAGTCGTCATAGCGATAGGTCGTATCCAGCCGCAGCGTTTCGACGCGCGAGTCGCGACTGGTCGCGCCCAGCTCCTTGCGGATCAGCCCGCTTTGCTGCACACCGCCCCAGGCGCCGAAGGCGCGCGCAAACAGGTTCGCTCCCCACCCCTCGCGCCGGCCGTCCCGGGTGGCCAGCACGTCGTAGTCGAGATAGGCGCCGTTCAGGTTGGCTGGCGTGACCGGATCGAGCGCCGCCTGCGGCATGACCAGCACATGCGGGTCGAGCTCGCGATCGGGCAAGGTCAGCTGCAACTGCTGCAGCGCATCGTCGAGTAAAACCCGTTCGGCAACACCGGACAGCGGCAGATAGCGCTTGCCGTCACCGAGCAGGACCGAATGGCGCGACCGTTGCGGGTTGAGCGGCAGTTGCTGTGTGCTATCCAGCGGCCAGAACCAGTTGCCGCAATCGTCGCGGATCAGCAACTGGTCGTTCGGCAGCAAGACGCCGTTGACGCTGACCTGCAGCAGCAACTGCCGCGCGCCGGCGCACGGGCGCTGGTCGGCCGGCGGTTCGGCAGCTGCGACATGGAACGACAACGCCGTCGAACACAGCAGCCAGTGCAGGCCGCTACGGCAGCGCCACATTGGCGTTCGACCATTGCCCCTTGTCGTCCCTGATCCGGAGGTTCAACTGGCGACGCTCGCCGTCGCCCACACCCCAGGACAGCGACTGGCCCGCGAGCAAATAGCCGTTGTGGCCACCGAACGGCGAAAGACGAACGCCGTCGGCCTGCACCTCGGCCACCCGGACCGCTACCGCTCCCGGGTTGGTCGCCACCAGAAGCCGCCGGCCATCGACGCCGCGTTCGCCCCGCCATTCGAGCTTTGCGCCGACAGGCGTACCGTCCGGCGTGTAAAACACCGGCAGATTGAAATTGACCAGCAGCGCAACCTGCCCCGGACCGGACGCCGGCTGCGGCTCGAGCGGAAGCAGCTCGCGCACCAAAATACGGTAGCCGCGCTGCATCGCGCCGCCGGGCGCCTCGCTCAGGCCGACGCGGATCAACTGGCTGGCGTGCGCTGCCAGCCGGAATGCCGGCGGGTTGGCAATCAGGGTCCGTGACGTCGACAGCGCCATCTGCTGGCTTGCGCTGTCCCAGCCCTGCCAGTCGAAGGTTTCCAGCTGCACCAGCCGCGGCTGGTCGCCATCGTTGCGCACCGTCAGCGTTTGGCTGGGCCGGGCGGGTGACAACTCGATGCGGATCGGCTCGATGCCAAGCGCGCTGGCGATGCCGGCGCAAAACAGCAGCACGGCGCCCGGCAACAATCGCAAGCGGTGATCGAGCATGCTTCCCTTCGAGACGAGCGGGTCAGAAGCTCACGGCGATATTGACGCTGTCCGTATAGGCAGCGCTGGCCGGAACGATCTGGTTCTTTGGAATCTTGCCGTACACGGTCAGCGTGTTGGCGAGGCTGCCGGCGGCGCTGGTACCGGTCATCCTGTTGCTGCCGGTATTGCCCCAGTAGTTGGTCCAGCCCGAATCGGTGTACAGCTGGTACTGCAGCAGGTCGCTGCCGGCTTTCATGTTGCGGCCGGCGGCGATGCTGGCCGAGTTGAGGCCGGCATCCAGCGAGACGGTATACGCCGTGCTCGGTGTGCAGCTGAAGTTGATGGTCGTGCTGACATTGGTATCGCTATTGCTGGTGGGATCGTAGTTGCCGAACGCCAGCGTCGCGGCCTCGACCGTGCACGCGGCGACAACGGTGGCGTTCACCGTCAGCGTTGCGTTGACGGTCGTTGCATGCGCAACGGAAGCAAGCAGCCCGCAGGGCATCAAGACCAGCAAGCTTTTCATTTTCGCCCCTCCCCGGACGCCACGACAAACACCGGCGGCTCCAATAACTTCCAATAAACGAAAGCAAATTATATGAAACAAGAAATATAAATAAAAGCTTTGAATCAGATTTTGCACGCTGCCTTCAGGGCGTGCCCAAAGAAAAAGCGCCCTCGCGGGGCGCTTTTTTGCATGAGCGGATCGCCGGAAACCGGCATCGGGAATCAGAACGGAATGTCGTCCTCGAAATCGTCGAAGCTGCGCTTCGGTGCCGGTGCAGCCTGTTGCGGGCGAGCAGCCGGCGCAGCGGCCGGCGCTGGGGCGTAGCTCTGGTTGAAGTCGTCGTAACCGCCGCCGCCCCCCTGATCCATCGGCGCACCGCCGCCACTACGGCCGCCGAGCATCTGCATCTGGTCGGCGATGATTTCGGTGGTGTAACGGTCGGCACCGGTCTGCTTGTCCTGCCACTTGCGCGTCTGCAGCTTGCCTTCGATGTAGACCGAACTGCCCTTCTTCAGGTACTGGCCGGCGATCTCAGCCAGACGGCGGTACATGGTGATGTTGTGCCACTCGGTCTTTTCCTGCTTCTGGCCGGACTTGTCCTTCCAGTTTTCGGTCGTGGCGATGCTGAAATTGCACACCGCGTCGCCGTTGGGCAGGTAGCGCACCTCGGGGTCGCGCCCGAGGTTGCCGATCAGGATGACCTTGTTCAAGGAAGCCATCAGTGCGTCTCCATAATCAATTGTTTAGCCTCGTCTTCATTCCAGCCGTCCTGCATGACCTTGAGCAGGGCAACCCGCTCGTCGAGCAACACGACGGCTTCGGAAACGCCGGCAATCCGTGAAAGTTTATCAGACAGCGCGGCCGGATCGCCCTGCCACGCTTCGCCGATGTGAAAGAGTTGGGTCTTCACCGGCTTGGGCGCCCGCATCCGCCACGCCACGGCCAGCCAGATGCCGACCAAGGCAGCCGACAGTGCAAACACCGGTGCCGGCGAGTCGAAACGCTGGTACAGCCAGCCTGCCAGCGCCGAGCCGAGGAACATCGCCGCGGCCTGGCAGGTGTTGTAGACGCCCATCGCCGTGCCCTTGGCGTCGGCCGGCGCAATTTTCGAGATCAGGCTGGGCTGGATCGCCTCGAGCACGTTGAAGGCGATGAAGTACAGCGCCAGCCAGACGACGATCATCGTCAGGCTGGGCATGTACAGCGTCATGCCGATCTGCGCGCCGAACATCAGCGCGATCGCCCACAGGAACACCCGCTTGAGCTGGCGCTTCTTCTCGCCGTAGATCACCGCCGGCACCATCAGCACGAAGCTGAGCAGCACCACCGGCAGATACACCCACCAGTGCCTCGACACGTCAAGCTGGCCGACCTTGGCCAGCAGCAGCGGCATGACGGTGAACATCGCCATCTGCGCCGCGTGCAGGGCGAACACGCCGTAGTTGAGCCGCAAGAGCTGCGGATCGCGCAGCACCGACGGTAGCCGCCGGGCGCTGGTTTCGGCATCCGAATGGAAACGCGACACCGTCGGACTCGGGATCACCCGCGCGACGCCGACGATGGCGACCAGCGCCAGCACCGCCGTCAGCACGAAGATCCCCGGCAGACCGATCCAGTCGGCCAGTTTCGGTGCGACGACCAGCGACACCGCAAAGGTGCCGGCGATGCTGGCGCCGATCATTGCCATCGCCTTGGTCCGGTGCTCCTCGCGCGTCAGGTCGGCCAGCAGCGCGGTGATCGCCGCCGAGATCGCCCCGGCGCCCTGGACCGCGCGGCCGACGATCAGCCAGACGATGTGGTCGGCCATCGCGCACATGATGCTGCCGAGCGCGAACAGCGCCAGGCCGATGTAGATCACCTTCTTGCGGCCGACGTGGTCGCTCCACATGCCGAACGGCAGTTGCAGCAGCGCCTGCGTCAACCCGTAGGCGCCGAACGCCAGCCCGACCAGCGCGTGGTTGTCGCCACCGGGCATGTGGCCGGCGTAGACGGCAAAGACCGGCAGCACGAGGAACATCCCGAGCATGCGCAGGGCGTAGAGCCCGGCAAGTCCGGATGCGGCGCGTAGTTCGAGCGGGGACATGGGCGGCAGGATGAAGCGAAAGACGCGATTCTAGCAGGCGGCCGGGGCGCTGCCGACCTCGGCGCGGCTGACAGCGCCCGACGCACGCAGCCGGCCGGGCTCGCGCCCGGGAGGCATTGGCCCCGCGGCATTCGTCGCGGCCAACAGAACAAACGTACACCAAGCCAAATGTTCTCCGGTAAACTAGGTGGTTGCCTTTTCAACCCAGACGAGCACGCCATGAGCTACCGCCCCGCCGACGCAGACACCCCGCTGATCCGCATCCGCGGCGCGCGCACGCACAACCTGAAGAACGTCAATCTCGACATTCCGCGCGGCAAGCTCGTCGTCATCACCGGGCTGTCGGGGTCGGGCAAATCGTCGCTGGCGTTCGACACGCTCTACGCCGAGGGCCAGCGCCGCTATGTCGAATCGCTGTCGGCGTACGCGCGGCAGTTTTTGCAGCTGATGGAAAAGCCCGACGTCGACCTGATCGAGGGGCTCTCCCCGGCGATCTCGATCGAGCAGAAGGCCACCAGCCACAACCCGCGCTCGACCGTCGGCACCGTCACCGAAATCCACGATTACCTGCGGCTGCTGTTCGCGCGCGTCGGCACGCCGTACTGCCCGGACCACGGCCAGCCCCTCGCCTCGCAGACCGTCAGCCAGATGGTCGACCACGTGCTGGCGCTACCCGAAGAGACCAGGCTGATGGTGCTGGCGCCGGTGATCGTCGGCAAGAAGGGCGAAAACCTCGACCTGTTCGACGAATTGCGCGCGCAGGGTTTCGTGCGCGTGCGCGTCGACGGCGAGGTGTACGAGATGGACGCCATCCCGAAGCTCGACAAGAACAAGAAACACACGATCGACGTCGTCATCGACCGGATCAAGGTGCGTGCCGACCTGAAGCAGCGGCTCGCCGAATCGTTCGAGACCGCGCTGCGCCACGCCGACGGCCGGGCGATCGCGGTGGAAATGGACTCTGGCAAAGAGCACTGGTTCTCGGCCAAGTTCGCCTGCCCGGTGTGCAGCTACAGCCTGCCCGAGCTCGAACCGCGGCTGTTCTCGTTCAACAACCCGATGGGCGCCTGCCCGAAGTGCGACGGCCTCGGCCAGATCACCTATTTCGACCCGAAGCGCGTCGTCGCCCACCCCGAACTGAGCCTTGCCGCCGGCGCGATCAAGGGCTGGGACAAGCGCAACCAGTTCTACTTCCAGATGCTGCTGAGTCTGGCGAACCACTACGGCTTCGACGTCAACACGCCGTGGAGCGAACTCGGCGAGGCGGTACAGCAGGTCGTGCTGCACGGTTCGGGCCGCGACGAGATCGCCTTCACCTACATGAACGAGCGCGGCAGCAAGTTCGAGCGCGTGCACAGCTTCGAAGGCATCATCCCGAACCTCGAGCGCCGCTACCGCGAAACCGACTCGGCGACGGTGCGCGAGGAGCTGGCCAAGTACCAGAACAACCAGGCCTGCCCGAGCTGCGCCGGCTCGCGGCTGCGGCGCGAAGCCCGCCACGTCCGGGTCGGCAGCGAGAACCTGCACGCGATCAGCCAGATGGCGCTGCGCGACACGGCGGCGTTTTTCGAATCGCTGCAGCTCGAAGGCGCCAAGGCGCAGATCGCCGAAAAGATCGTCAAGGAAATCCGCGAGCGGCTGGGCTTCCTCGTCAACGTCGGCCTCGACTACCTGAGCCTCGAGCGCAGCGCCGACACGCTGTCGGGCGGTGAAGCGCAGCGCATCCGCCTTGCCAGCCAGATCGGCTCGGGCCTGACCGGGGTGATGTACGTGCTCGACGAGCCGTCGATCGGCCTGCACCAGCGCGACAACGACCGGCTGCTCGGCACCTTGATGCGGCTGCGCGACCTCGACAACTCGGTCATCGTCGTCGAACACGACGAGGACGCGATCCGCGCCGCCGACTTCCTCGTCGACATCGGCCCCGGCGCCGGCGTCCACGGCGGCGAGGTGATCGCCGCCGGCCACCCGGACGACATCATGGCCGAACCGAAGTCGATCACCGGCCAGTTCCTCTCCGGCGCACGCAAGATCGAGATTCCGGCCAAGCGTCGCGCCCCCGAGCCGGACCGCTGGCTGACGCTCAAGGGCGCGCACGGCAACAACCTCAAGTACGTGAACCTGGCGCTGCCGGTCGGCCTCTTCGTCGCGATCACCGGCGTCTCGGGCTCGGGCAAGAGCACGCTGATCAACGACACGCTGTACACGCTGGCGGCGAAGGAACTCAACGGTGCCTCGGCCGAGCCGGCGCCATTCCACGAAGTGCACGGCCTCGACCATTTCGACAAGGTCATCAGCGTCGACCAGAGCCCGATCGGCCGCACGCCGCGCTCGAACCCGGCGACGTACACCGGGCTGTTCACGCCGATCCGCGAACTGTTCGCCGGCGTGCCGTCGAGCCGTGAACGCGGCTACGGCCCGGGCCGCTTCTCGTTCAACGTCAAGGGCGGCCGCTGCGAGGCCTGCCAGGGCGACGGCGTGCTCAAGGTCGAGATGCACTTCCTGCCCGACGTCTACGTGCCGTGCGACGTCTGTCACGGCAAGCGTTACAACCGCGAAACGCTCGAGGTCCAGTACAAGGGCAGGAACATCACCGAAGTGCTGGAGATGACGGTCGAGCAGGCGCTGGCGTTCTTCGAAGCGGTGCCGACGGTCGCGCGCAAGCTCAGGACGCTGATGGACGTCGGCCTCGGCTACATCCGCCTTGGCCAGAGCGCGACGACGCTGTCGGGCGGCGAGGCGCAACGGGTCAAGCTGGCGCTGGAGCTGTCCAAGCGCGACACCGGCCGCACGCTCTACATCCTCGACGAGCCGACCACCGGCCTGCACTTCCACGACATCGACCTGCTCTTGAGCGTGCTGCAGCGGCTGTCCGAACACGGCAATACCGTGGTGGTGATCGAGCACAACCTCGACGTGATCAAGACCGCCGACTGGGTCGTCGACCTCGGGCCCGAGGGCGGCGCCGGCGGTGGCCAGATCATCGCCTGCGGCGCACCGGAAGCCGTCGCCGCGAATCCGGCCAGCCACACCGGCCACTACCTGGCGCGGGTGCTGGCCGCCTGATTGCCGGCAGCAAACAACAAAGCCGCCCGAAGGCGGCTTTGTTGCGGGCTCTTCCTTCTCTATGGCAAACCCACCTCGGCATGCGAGCGAGCCAAAGCAGTTCGGCTGCGCCCGGAGCACGGAAACCGGAATGTCCATGAAGGTACCTGAGGACGCCCCGAAGGAAGTGCCCTTGGGGCACGACCCGAAGCTAGCCCCCTTGCGGGGTTCCGGGCACCGGACGAAGCCAAACTGCGCAGGCGCAGCCGCCTGATGAGGCGGGTTTTCAGCGGCCCCGAACCGGCGTCAGCTTGTCGAGCCACTTCATCGCGGTCAGCCGCTGCTCCATGCTCCGGCCGTGAAGCAAGGCCTCCTCGAGCAGTCCGTAGGCGTGCTCAAGTTCGCCCTGCGCCAGGTGGCGCGCCACCTGTTGCAGCTGCGGGTCGTCGCTGACGAATTCGGCGGGCTCGATCCGGTAGCTCTCGGCGCGCGGCAAGGCCGGTGCAATCAGCGCATCGACCTGCGGATCGGGCGGCTCCGGGAAAGGCGCCAGCTGGAAATCGAGTTCCTCGCTCGACGGCAGCACCGGAACCGCATCGTACGCTTCGACCGGCTCTTCGGCCGCCACCCCGGCCGGCGGCGCCAGCCCGGCCTCGCGGTACATCGTGGAAGCGAAATCGAGCGCGTCGTCGCCGAGATCGACCACCTCCGCCGGCCCCAGTTCGAGCTGGCGATCGATGCTGTCGTCGAGCGAGCGGTACAGCGGGTTGTCCGGATCGACACGCTGCCCGATCGCCTGCACCTGCTGCCACAGCGCATCGCTGGCAAACTGCAGCCGAAACGCCACCGCACGCTCCTGGAATGCCTGCTTCATGTCGTTCTGGCGATAGACCTCGAACAGCTTCATCCACAGCACCAGTGCGGCCGGATGCTGCTCGATCTCGTGGTTGAGCAGGTTGATCGCCTGCTGGACGAGACCATGGTCGATCAGCAACTGCGCCTCCTCAGAGACGTTGCCCGGCAGCACCACATCGACTTCGTCGTTGTGGAATTCGTCGGCGATCTGGCCGATGTTCTGCATCAGCGTCGCCGCGCCGAGCGCCGTCCGCACGCGCGGCTCGGACGGCGGCAGCGTGGCCGGACGCATCGACATCATCTCGTCGCTGGCACGCGGATGGGCGAGCGAGAACGCGTCGCCGTAGTCCTGCTGGCGCGCACGCCAGCGCCAGCCGACAAAGCCGAGCGGGATCAGCAGCAGGGTCAGCAGCCACCATGGCGAGACGTCGGCCGGCTCGCGGCGCTGGCCGGCGTCGCTGCCGACGGCCACCTGCTCGCCCTGGCGCAACCCGGCCAACTGCTTCTCGAGCTGGGTCACCTGATACTTGAGCGCCATCAGCTGCGAGGTCTGGTCGTCCGATGTCAGCATCAGCAGCCGCTCGCGCAGCTTCAGCCGTTCCTCCGGCGTCAGTTCGGATTCGTGCGCCAGATCGAGCAACGGCGACGACAGCTGCAGCCTGAACTCGCCGTCACCGGCAGGCGCTGCAGGCCGCAAGACCGGCTGCGACGGCTCGGCCGCGGTAACGCTGAGGGTATCGGCCAGCTTCGGCAGCGGCGCCACCGTCGGCACCGGTTGCGGCGCCGGACCCGGCGTGGCCGGCCGGGCCGGCAGCACGATGCGGGCGTCGTCCGGCAACGGCGCCTCCATCCCTTGCGGCAGGTCCGGATTGAGCTGATGCAGCGCGTCAATAAAACGCGCCCGCAGATCGCGGTCGTTCGGATAATAGTGCCGTGCAATGAGCGAGACGGTATCGCCGTCAGCGGCGCGCCAGCTCCCGCCCAGCGGCGGATAGCGGCGCGCCTTGCGGTCGACCGTCGCGGACCTGCGCACGGCCGGCGCGGCATAGTCGCGCGGGTCGATCAGCACGTCGTAGCTGCGCTGGAAGCGCACCTGCTCGTCGTCGGGGCATTGCAGCCGCACGACCAGTTGCAGCACCGGCTCGCTCACCGGGCCGGTGCCGACGATCTGCAGCTCGCCACGTCCGTCGTCGGCCTGATAGCGCAGCCGGGCATTCACCAGCGTCCCGATCCCGCTGTCGGCATCGGGCAGCAGCCTGAAACAGGCGGTTCCGAGGTTCTCGCCCGCCGACAGCCGCACCGGCACGACGGCGTCGAAACGCTCGCCGAGCGCCGAGCGCAGTTGCAGTTCGCCAAGCGTCGCTGCCTGGGCGCAGGCCAGCGGCAGCCCGAGCAGCAGGGCGATCCAGCGACAGTTCAACGGGGCATTCATCTTGCTGACCGGGCGAAGGACTGGCCGTCTCAAACGATGTCCAGATGATCGAAGCCGCTCAGCACATCCTTCTGCTTCGCTTCCGTGCCGTTGAGCTTGATCTGCAGCCGCAGGTCGTTGACCGAGTCGGCGTTGCGCAGCGCATCCTCGTAGCTGATCTTGCCGGCCTCGTACAGGTCGAACAGGCTCTGATCGAAGGTCTGCATGCCGAGCTCGCGCGAGCGCTTCATGATCTCCTTGATCTCGTGCACGTCGCCCTTGAAGACCAGCTCGGAAATCAGCGGGCTGTTGAGCATCACCTCGACCGCGGCAACGCGCCCCTTGCCGGCGCGGTGCGGCACCAGCCGCTGCGAGACGAAGGCCTTGAGGTTCAGCGACAGGTCCATCAGCAGTTGCGCCTTACGCTCCTCAGGGAAGAAGTTGATGATCCGGTCGAGCGCCTGGTTCGACGAGTTCGCGTGCAGCGTCGCCATGCACAGATGGCCGGTCTCGGCAAAGGCGATCGCGTAGTCCATCGTTTCGCGGTCGCGGATTTCACCGATCAGGATCACGTCCGGCGCCTGCCGCAGCGTGTTCTTCAGCGCAGCCATCCACGAGTCGGTATCGACGCCGACTTCGCGCTGGGTGACGATCGAGCGCTTGTGCTCGTGCACGTATTCGATCGGGTCCTCGATCGTGATGATGTGATCGTACGCTGTTTCGTTGCGGTGACCCACCATCGCCGCCAGCGACGTCGACTTGCCGCTGCCGGTGCCGCCGACGAAGATCACCAGACCGCGCTTGGTCATCGCGATGTCTTTCAGCACCGGCGGCAGGCCGAGGTCCTCGAGCTTGGGAATCTCGGAGTTGATCGTCCGCAGCACCATGCCGACCCGGCCCTGCTGCATGAAGGCGTTGACGCGGAAGCGGCCGAGGCTGCCCGGGCTGATCGCGAAGTTGCACTCCTTGGTGCCTTCGAACTCTTCGGCCTGACGATCGTTCATGATCGCCCTCGCCAGCTCCTTGGTGTGCTGCGCCGACAGCACCTGGTTCGATACCGGCGTCACCCGGCCGTCGATCTTCATCGCCGGCGGGAAGTCGGCGGTGATGAACAGGTCGGATGCTTCCTTGGCGCGCATGTGGCGCAGCAAGTCGTGCATGAACTTGGCGGACTGTTCTTTCTCCATGATCCTGCTCTTCTATGGCGATGACGCCTTGTGATTATCCGAGAAGGTCCGTGCGGACTCAGCCCTTGAAGTGGTCCGGATTGGCGGCCTTGGTCCGCGCCTCGGCAACCGAAACGATATTGCGCTGCACCAGCCCCTGCAGGCACTGGTCGAGCGTCTGCATCCCGTACTGCTGGCCGGTCTGGATCGACGAATACATCTGGGCGATCTTGTTCTCACGGATCAGGTTGCGGATCGCCGGAATGCCGATCATGACCTCGTGCGCCGCGACCCGGCCCTGGCCGTCCTTGGTCTTGAGCAGCGTCTGCGAAATCACCGCGCGCAGCGATTCGGACAGCATCGCCCGGACCATTTCCTTCTCGGCCGCCGGGAACACGTCGACGACGCGGTCGATCGTCTTGGCCGCCGAACTCGTGTGCAGCGTACCGAACACCAGATGGCCGGTTTCGGCCGCGGTCAGCGCCAGCCGGATCGTTTCGAGGTCGCGCATTTCGCCGACGAGGATCACGTCCGGGTCTTCGCGCAGCGCCGAGCGCAGCGCGTTCGAGAAGCTCATCGTGTGCGGCCCGACCTCGCGCTGGTTGATCAGGCACTTCTTCGACTGGTGGACGAATTCGATCGGATCCTCGACGGTGAGGATGTGGCCGTAGTCGTTTTCGTTGACGTGGTTGACCATCGCCGCCAGCGTCGTCGACTTGCCCGAGCCGGTCGGCCCGGTCACGAGCACCAGGCCGCGCGGGTTCTGCGCGATCTCGGTGAACACGCGCGGCGCGTTCAGCTCCTCGAGCGTCAGCACCTTGGACGGAATGGTCCGGAACACCGCGCCGGCGCCGCGCTGCTGGACGAAGGCGTTGACCCGGAAGCGGGACA
This window of the Jeongeupia sp. USM3 genome carries:
- a CDS encoding PilT/PilU family type 4a pilus ATPase, which codes for MEKEQSAKFMHDLLRHMRAKEASDLFITADFPPAMKIDGRVTPVSNQVLSAQHTKELARAIMNDRQAEEFEGTKECNFAISPGSLGRFRVNAFMQQGRVGMVLRTINSEIPKLEDLGLPPVLKDIAMTKRGLVIFVGGTGSGKSTSLAAMVGHRNETAYDHIITIEDPIEYVHEHKRSIVTQREVGVDTDSWMAALKNTLRQAPDVILIGEIRDRETMDYAIAFAETGHLCMATLHANSSNQALDRIINFFPEERKAQLLMDLSLNLKAFVSQRLVPHRAGKGRVAAVEVMLNSPLISELVFKGDVHEIKEIMKRSRELGMQTFDQSLFDLYEAGKISYEDALRNADSVNDLRLQIKLNGTEAKQKDVLSGFDHLDIV
- a CDS encoding type IV pilus twitching motility protein PilT, with protein sequence MEISELLAFAVKNKASDLHLSSGLPPMIRVHGDVRRINLPAMDHKDVHDMVYDIMNDGQRKVYEDTLECDFSFEIPNLSRFRVNAFVQQRGAGAVFRTIPSKVLTLEELNAPRVFTEIAQNPRGLVLVTGPTGSGKSTTLAAMVNHVNENDYGHILTVEDPIEFVHQSKKCLINQREVGPHTMSFSNALRSALREDPDVILVGEMRDLETIRLALTAAETGHLVFGTLHTSSAAKTIDRVVDVFPAAEKEMVRAMLSESLRAVISQTLLKTKDGQGRVAAHEVMIGIPAIRNLIRENKIAQMYSSIQTGQQYGMQTLDQCLQGLVQRNIVSVAEARTKAANPDHFKG